GTGAACACCACCGTCATGGGACCGGTGGGTTCAGAAATCAGCGTGGACGTACCGCCGAAAAGAGCAGCTACCAAACCGATAATCACAGCACCCCAGAGACCTGCAGCTGCGCCAGCACCAGAGGCCACTCCAAAAGCCAATGCCATCGGAAGTGCAACCACAGCTGCGGTTAGCCCGCCAAAAGCATCCCCCCGGATGTTGCGGGTGCTGATGTAATTCAGGAGCACCAGAGACTCGTCATTGAAGTTGAATGATGTTAAGCCTCTTCACCCATAGAGCCGTTGAGGCTGACAAGGAAAATGGTCGCTAAACAAGCACGGAGTCGATGCCTGACTTTCTGATCTCTACCCTCGAGCTCTTGGTGGGAATCGGACTCCTATTCGGAGGAGGAGAATTATTCGTTCAAGGTGCGGTGATTCTTGCCGTCATCCTCGGCGTCCCTCAGCTGGTCATTGGCCTGACAGTTGTTTCGCTTGGAACGAGCGCGCCAGAGTTTTTTGTCAGTATCAGTTCTGTGGTTCAAGGGGCTGATGCGCTCGCCGTCAGCAACGTGGTGGGAAGCAACATTTTCAATGTATTGGTCGTACTCGGCTGCAGTGCCCTCGTTCTTCCTCTGAAAGTGGAAAGCCGCCTAGTGAGAAGGGATGTCCCACTTCTCTTAGCCGTCTCGGCGGCGGCTTGGGGAATGGCTTCGGCCGGACGTGTGACCTGGCAATCTGGCGTCGCTCTCTTGCTGGGTCTTGTCATCAACACTGTCTGGGAAATCCGAACCGCACGGGAGGAACCAGAGGAGATGGAGCCTGCCGAACCAGAGATTGACTTGGGAACCGCCCAACAGGGCTGGATCAAAGCCATGGTTCAACTCTTGGTGGGCATTGTTGTCCTTGGCTGCGGAGCTCACCTGCTGGTGAAAGGAGCCAGCTCCGTTGCCTTAAGCCTGGGCGTGAGTGAAGCCGTGATCGGACTCACCATTGTTTCGGCCGGCACCTCCATGCCTGAATTGATTACCTCTCTGGTCGCTGCATTACGAGGGAGAACAGATCTCGCCATCGGCAACGTCGTTGGTAGCTGTCTCTTGAATCTTCTACTTGTCCTTGCTGGAGGTGCCATGGCGGCAGGAGCAAGAGGTCTGAATGTCACTCCGGATTTAATCCATGACGACATGCCTGTGATGATCCTGACCAGCTTGGCTTGCCTACCAATCTTCTGGACAAAAGGGCGAATTACCAGACTTGAAGGTGGATTACTAGTCGGCTTATACGTTCTTTACATCACCGACAATGTTCTACCCCGAACAGGCCTTTCCTCTTGGTCTGATGAATTTCGTCTCATCATGCTTTGCGTTGTGCTGCCAGCCGTTGTCGTCCTGATCATCGTGCAGGCAGCTCGCTATTGGAGACAGCTCAAACGCAAAGGGCTCTCAAACTAAACAAAGACTTCTGCTTGCATTCCGTTATGGAGGGGTGACTGCAGAGCGAAAGATGTACATGCTTAAAGGGCATCAGTCGGCATGCAGATGATTGGGCTGCTCCCCCCGCTCAACGACAAAAATCTCCCCTGGCTGGATGTCATTCATCCAATCGTGGTGCATTTCGTGATTGCGATGGCGCTGATCACTGTGGTATTTGACCTAATTGGAGTGATCACTCGCCGCCGCAATCTGTTTGAGGTGAGCTTCTGGAACTTAGTGGTAGCGACCGTTGCAATCTTCGTCGCCATCATCTTTGGCCAAATTGAAGCAGGCTTAGCCACTCCTTACGGAGCTTCAAGAGACATTTTGAATTATCACAGCACCCTTGGCTGGTCTCTCGCTGCAATTCTCAGCCTGCTCACGGGCTGGCGATACGTTGCAAGACAAAAAGACCCAACAGTTCTGCCTAGAGGGTTTCTGATCATTGATTCCGTTCTTGCCGTTCTGGTGTTCTGCCAGGTTTACCTAGGCGACAAACTCGTTTGGGTTTATGGCCTCCATACGGTCCCGGTTGTCGAAGCCGTCCGTAGTGGAGCCCTGTCATGAATTTCATCAGCACCATTCTCTCCCCGGTGAATGAAATTGCCGACAAACTGGGTGCGAATGATCTCCCCTACTCGATCCCGATTCATCCCAATTTGGTGCACTTCACCATTGGCCTATTTGCTATCGGAATCGCCTTTGATTTTGCAGGAGCGTTTTATCCACTAGAAAAACGTTTGTTTCGCTTCCTGGCACTACCTGTGACACGAAGCGGTTTTCACGATGTCGGCTGGTACAACGTGCTTGCTTGCAGCGTGATCACTTTTTTCACCGTAGCAGCTGGCTTTTACGAAATGATCTTGGCTGTTCCACTGCCAGGGATTCGCAGCATCATTGGCCAAAATGCAATCGACACCATGCTTTGGCATGCGATCGGTGGGGTCGCATTACTACTGATCATTGTGGTGATGACCATCTGGCGAGGGTTTCAGCGATTTTTTTGGCGTAAAGATTACGGCCGTCAGGTGAGCTGGCTCTATCTCGGATGCGGAGCTTCAGTGCTCCTGCTGATGGGCCTTCATGGAAGCCTTGGTGCCTGGCTTGCGAGTGAATTTGGCGTTCACATCACAGCGGATCAACTCCTGGCTGCCGGAGCCGACCTTAATGAGGTCCTGCCATGACCACAACGACTCCCAAGAAGGGACCAAACATCAGAGCGATTGTGATCATCACAGTGGCCATCGCGATCAATCTGGTCATCGCCAAACTGATGGCGACCTGGTCTCTTAATTGGTTTCCACCCCAAGCCTCCAGTGCCGCTCCTTACGTCGACAATCTTTTTGCACTCGAAACGGGGATCGGCTCATTCATCTTTTTTGGTTGTACCGGTTTCATTGGCTGGGTGCTGCTATTTAACCGAGCTGGAAAGTACGACGAAAGTGATGGGGCGCCAATCGAGGGCAATACCAAATTAGAAATCACCTGGACGATCATTCCCCTGGTGACGGTCTTCCTGATCGCGACCTATTCAATGAACGTCAATATGAAGCTTCAAACCCTTGGGCCGAAGCACAAATACGCCGTAGGAACTGACCCGACCGTACTGATGGAGGCAGACCCAATTGCTGATGTAGGACCGATCGATGTCATTGCCCGTCAGTGGAGCTGGGAGTTTGTTTACCCCGATGGAGTTCGCAGCTCGGAGTTGCATCTACCGATTGATCAGCGCGTGAATTTCCGGATGATCTCTGAGGACGTACTCCATAGTTTCTTTGTGCCGGCCTTCCGTCTCAAGCAAGACATCATCCCCGGAAGCATCATTTCGTACAGCCTGACTCCCACAAAGGAAGGGCGATTCAGGCTTCGGGACGCCATGTTTA
The Synechococcus sp. CC9311 DNA segment above includes these coding regions:
- a CDS encoding calcium/sodium antiporter; this translates as MPDFLISTLELLVGIGLLFGGGELFVQGAVILAVILGVPQLVIGLTVVSLGTSAPEFFVSISSVVQGADALAVSNVVGSNIFNVLVVLGCSALVLPLKVESRLVRRDVPLLLAVSAAAWGMASAGRVTWQSGVALLLGLVINTVWEIRTAREEPEEMEPAEPEIDLGTAQQGWIKAMVQLLVGIVVLGCGAHLLVKGASSVALSLGVSEAVIGLTIVSAGTSMPELITSLVAALRGRTDLAIGNVVGSCLLNLLLVLAGGAMAAGARGLNVTPDLIHDDMPVMILTSLACLPIFWTKGRITRLEGGLLVGLYVLYITDNVLPRTGLSSWSDEFRLIMLCVVLPAVVVLIIVQAARYWRQLKRKGLSN
- a CDS encoding cytochrome c oxidase subunit II → MTTTTPKKGPNIRAIVIITVAIAINLVIAKLMATWSLNWFPPQASSAAPYVDNLFALETGIGSFIFFGCTGFIGWVLLFNRAGKYDESDGAPIEGNTKLEITWTIIPLVTVFLIATYSMNVNMKLQTLGPKHKYAVGTDPTVLMEADPIADVGPIDVIARQWSWEFVYPDGVRSSELHLPIDQRVNFRMISEDVLHSFFVPAFRLKQDIIPGSIISYSLTPTKEGRFRLRDAMFSGAYFSQNQTDVIVETKQAYAEWLKTTAGQPLQEGLDPSRTLYDRRIARGDKGWATVPPSPAPMVNDPGDPSIPHDA
- a CDS encoding DUF2231 domain-containing protein; translation: MQMIGLLPPLNDKNLPWLDVIHPIVVHFVIAMALITVVFDLIGVITRRRNLFEVSFWNLVVATVAIFVAIIFGQIEAGLATPYGASRDILNYHSTLGWSLAAILSLLTGWRYVARQKDPTVLPRGFLIIDSVLAVLVFCQVYLGDKLVWVYGLHTVPVVEAVRSGALS
- a CDS encoding DUF2231 domain-containing protein translates to MNFISTILSPVNEIADKLGANDLPYSIPIHPNLVHFTIGLFAIGIAFDFAGAFYPLEKRLFRFLALPVTRSGFHDVGWYNVLACSVITFFTVAAGFYEMILAVPLPGIRSIIGQNAIDTMLWHAIGGVALLLIIVVMTIWRGFQRFFWRKDYGRQVSWLYLGCGASVLLLMGLHGSLGAWLASEFGVHITADQLLAAGADLNEVLP